A stretch of DNA from Lysinibacillus sp. B2A1:
GAAGAAGCTTTTTTTACATATACTGTACAAAGTACGATTGTCATAATGAATAATCCTGCTGAATAAACCCATACACCTGTAATATTTCCGATGAATTTTTGTTGTAGTACAGGCTGGAAAGCAAGGATTGGCAGCAAGATATAAAGAATTAAAAATACTGCTGTAATCGAGAAAAGGAAGGTATTTTTCTTTTTCACGAAGTTGTTGAACGATTCCATAGCTTCAATTGCACTATAATCAACTGATTCTACATTTTTGTTACCAGAAATGTTTGCCATTATTATTCCCCCTAAAGTGTTATATTTCTGTTTTAAACGACATATTTCTTTTTCAATCGCCGTTATATTCACTTATTTTATGAGGTATATTCCTATAATGCAATACTAAATTTTGAGTTTTTATAATTTTTAGTCTCTTTGTGTTTGTGGAAATAACATAGAAATAATAAGGATTTAATAGAATTATTCCGTATGAAAGAGAACCGAATTACCTATTAGAATAATATTATTGAAATAGTTTGGTGATAATAATTCTGAATGTAGGAGAATATTTAAACACAAAAGAGAATTTTAATGAATTTATTATTGTGCTATCAAATAATGGAAGATTTAAAAAAGCATAAAAACTTTGTTATATAACAATTATCTGATGTCTTGGGAAATAACCAAAATAGTAAAAAACAGCTTTAAAAAAAATTTGAAAAAGCGAGAATTATTTGGAATATACAGGATATTTATATGGCAAAATCATACAATATACAAAGATTAGACATATAAAATAGTAAGGTTAAGACCATAATCTTGTATTTCAAGGTTAGAATTTATACAATAAAAAATAGTGGTAAATTGAAGGGAAGTGGGCAAATTAATGAAAAAGAAAAGTACAATGCTTGTATTGATACTAGCATTAAGTAGCATTTTAGCTGCTTGCGGTAGCTATAAATTTGAGCCAGAAATGAATATAGAGGTACAGGATTTTTCGGTAACAAATCAACACAATGAAAAGGTTAATCTAGAGAATTTTAAAGACAAGCCATGGCTGGCGATGTTTATTTTTACAAACTGTAATACCATATGTCCACCAATGACGTTTAATATGACAGAGGTCCAAAAAGCGCTAAAGGATAAAGGCTTGGAAGACTATCAAATTGTAGCTTTTAGCGTTGATCCAGAAGTTGATAAACCAGACGTTTTAACGAATTATTTAAAAACGTATTCAGTCCCGGATGAAAGCAAATGGCAGCTATTAACTGGCTATGATCAAAAGTTTATTGAACAGTTTGCAATGAAATCGTTTAATTCACACGTAAAAAATGATCCAAATTCTGACCAAGTTATACATATGGGAAGATACTACTTAGTCAATGCTGATGGTACAGTTGTTAAAGATTATGATGGCACAACAGATGTACCAGTTGATACAATTGTGGCGGACATAAAGGCTTTAACAAAATAAGCAATCAATAACAACTTAGACGTATAGAAGACTTCTGATTAAAAAAGACAAGAAATTCTTGTCTTTTTTTAATTAGAAAGGATACTGTATGTAAAGAAACTATAATTTTTAATAAACTATTTAAGCAAATCTACAAAATTTATGGCAAAGGAGTTGTCCTAAGAAATTTCTGGACAACTCCTTTTTTACTCATCCAGCCAATTATTAACTTCTTTCTTGCTAACAATGCTTTACCTTCTTTACTAATTAAATCAATAGGAAGAAACATCATTTTAAATAAGTTGGTGTTTCAAAAACTGACATAGGTTTTACATGAAGTCTCTTAACTGTATTTTGTCACTATAGTTCTTACTAGATTGGAAAATATCTTATGCATCTTAAGTTCATATTGAATTATTTGATCCTTATCGAAGCTTGTCGTTATATTGAATAATTAATCAAATTTTTAATAGCTTATTGCATGTATATTTTCGTACAATATAAATACTAATAGCCTTTTTTGCAATATATATACTATACGGCCTAATTATTGAAATTAATTAGGTGAGGAGGATATACGTGGGTGACCAATATTTAGAAGAAATTGAACTACATTTTACAAAGAAA
This window harbors:
- a CDS encoding DUF485 domain-containing protein, which encodes MANISGNKNVESVDYSAIEAMESFNNFVKKKNTFLFSITAVFLILYILLPILAFQPVLQQKFIGNITGVWVYSAGLFIMTIVLCTVYVKKASSFDKAAAAVLAEYHAKGGK
- a CDS encoding cytochrome c oxidase assembly protein, translating into MKKKSTMLVLILALSSILAACGSYKFEPEMNIEVQDFSVTNQHNEKVNLENFKDKPWLAMFIFTNCNTICPPMTFNMTEVQKALKDKGLEDYQIVAFSVDPEVDKPDVLTNYLKTYSVPDESKWQLLTGYDQKFIEQFAMKSFNSHVKNDPNSDQVIHMGRYYLVNADGTVVKDYDGTTDVPVDTIVADIKALTK